One Solibacillus sp. R5-41 DNA segment encodes these proteins:
- a CDS encoding saccharopine dehydrogenase NADP-binding domain-containing protein, protein MGELNQYTITILGSMGGVAKSILSILNHSITDKNDPIHHIIVNSKLVLIDNNQKTMDYYNQLFPNLIDNLIIVQFDLSDRDKFTELLKSTNTNLVIDVSWADTIEMVECCNKLGVHYINSALENTAVDLDDSLYGFPLTERYYRFEDKKDIFTNTRAIIGSGMNPGVVQWMTIKLLKENASNPPLACYIFEHDSSFYKDKNLIDPKTIYTTWSVECFLDEAILSYPMFVRNHLPLYLYDDVYATEFKITVGKKEFYGCLMPHEEVLTLSKLYDFEMGFIYRVNEYTTELIRDNLDDVDDLWNWKQKLIDPSNGEVEGEDLVGVLLVYNDKEIYMYNSMKSIDIFQKYKTSATYFQVACGIYAGTASLILDNIPLGVYYVDELLINTQSNYEKYLTYYMQDFVFGENNSSDGLLHQRMKRIE, encoded by the coding sequence ATGGGAGAACTAAATCAATATACAATCACTATTCTTGGAAGTATGGGCGGAGTTGCTAAGTCAATCTTATCTATTCTAAATCATTCTATTACTGATAAAAATGATCCAATCCACCATATTATTGTAAATTCAAAGCTTGTTTTAATAGATAACAATCAAAAAACGATGGATTATTATAATCAATTGTTTCCAAATTTGATTGATAATTTGATTATCGTTCAATTTGATCTTAGTGACCGAGACAAATTTACTGAACTTTTAAAATCGACAAACACCAATTTAGTTATTGATGTATCCTGGGCTGATACAATCGAAATGGTTGAATGTTGTAACAAACTTGGAGTTCATTATATCAACTCAGCATTAGAGAACACTGCGGTTGATCTAGATGATAGCTTATATGGATTTCCACTGACTGAACGATATTACCGCTTTGAAGATAAGAAGGATATCTTTACTAATACAAGAGCAATTATTGGTTCAGGTATGAATCCTGGTGTAGTTCAATGGATGACCATTAAATTATTGAAAGAAAATGCCAGTAACCCACCTTTAGCTTGTTATATTTTTGAGCATGACAGTTCCTTTTATAAAGACAAAAATCTTATAGATCCTAAAACTATTTATACTACCTGGTCCGTTGAGTGTTTTCTAGATGAAGCAATTTTAAGCTATCCAATGTTTGTCCGAAATCATTTACCACTTTACTTATATGATGATGTCTATGCTACTGAATTTAAGATAACGGTAGGAAAAAAAGAATTTTATGGATGTCTTATGCCCCATGAAGAAGTACTAACATTAAGTAAGCTATATGATTTTGAAATGGGATTTATCTATCGAGTCAATGAATATACAACTGAATTAATTCGAGATAATTTAGATGATGTGGATGACCTTTGGAATTGGAAACAAAAGCTAATAGACCCTTCGAATGGAGAGGTAGAAGGGGAGGATCTTGTTGGTGTACTTTTAGTATACAATGATAAGGAAATTTATATGTATAACTCAATGAAAAGTATTGATATATTCCAAAAATATAAAACTAGTGCAACATACTTCCAAGTAGCTTGCGGAATATATGCCGGTACTGCGAGTTTAATACTAGATAATATTCCTTTAGGTGTATATTATGTCGATGAATTATTAATTAATACGCAAAGTAATTATGAAAAATATTTAACTTACTATATGCAAGATTTTGTCTTTGGTGAGAATAACAGCTCGGATGGATTATTACATCAAAGAATGAAGAGAATTGAATAA
- a CDS encoding cell wall metabolism sensor histidine kinase WalK, which produces MTIKNRFLISYIGGIFIASVSILMILCIAFYVTTGTVPTPKTLYQSFTKQRSLTPEEEFAYVELRNIAKSAPDQLLVEDVQNKLKQLEHQSLGLVIRKEENILYYSEELVERSLIVHFPVFDTNNIETKGTVDNAGRMYRYIKFDFYYSDHTKGSILVLKKENNLLEFLTRWGLLIIILILLVSIAGMLFLNHQIRKSIIQPIENLGQTMSSIRDGDMTMLVPTLPENTAKEVQQLTANFERMREALLGSIVEQQNLENNRKELVASISHDLKTPITSIIGYVEGLQEGVAETPEKQEKYLKTIHYKSLALNHLIEELFLYSKLDAEAVPFHFECTSLPDFLAHVIEEFQLSNRQVLIDLQVSGEVLVQIDRMHMNRAITNLIENSIKFQKATEPLTIVVEAIALDQFVQLIVKDNGQGISEDKLPYVFDHFYRGEEARTSSTGGSGLGLAIVKQIVEKHKGQVNIQSTLNKGTTVTILLEKV; this is translated from the coding sequence ATGACAATAAAAAATCGATTTCTCATTTCATATATTGGTGGTATTTTTATTGCAAGTGTCTCCATTCTCATGATTTTATGTATTGCTTTTTATGTAACGACAGGAACTGTACCAACTCCGAAAACATTGTATCAATCCTTTACGAAGCAACGTTCTTTAACTCCAGAAGAGGAGTTTGCCTATGTAGAGTTAAGAAATATAGCGAAAAGTGCGCCAGACCAACTATTAGTAGAAGATGTGCAAAACAAATTAAAACAATTAGAGCATCAGTCACTCGGTCTAGTAATTCGTAAGGAGGAGAACATTTTATATTACTCGGAGGAGCTAGTTGAAAGGTCGCTTATTGTACATTTTCCTGTTTTTGATACAAATAATATTGAAACAAAGGGTACGGTAGATAACGCAGGTAGAATGTACCGTTACATCAAATTTGATTTTTATTACAGCGATCATACTAAAGGAAGTATCCTGGTATTAAAGAAGGAAAATAACTTATTAGAGTTTCTGACAAGATGGGGGCTACTTATTATTATTCTCATATTGTTAGTTTCGATTGCAGGTATGTTATTTCTAAATCATCAAATTCGCAAATCAATCATCCAGCCTATTGAAAACTTAGGGCAAACAATGTCAAGTATTCGAGATGGTGACATGACGATGCTGGTACCAACTTTGCCGGAAAATACTGCAAAAGAAGTGCAACAGCTGACGGCAAATTTTGAACGAATGCGAGAGGCATTACTGGGGTCAATTGTGGAGCAGCAAAATCTTGAAAATAACCGAAAGGAATTAGTGGCGAGTATTTCACATGATTTGAAAACACCCATTACATCTATTATTGGTTATGTGGAGGGCTTGCAAGAGGGTGTTGCTGAAACGCCAGAAAAGCAGGAAAAGTATTTAAAAACGATCCATTACAAATCACTTGCCTTAAATCATTTAATAGAAGAGCTTTTTCTCTATTCAAAGCTTGATGCAGAGGCAGTACCATTTCATTTTGAATGCACTTCATTACCAGATTTTCTAGCACATGTTATAGAGGAGTTTCAATTATCCAATCGACAAGTTCTTATTGACTTGCAAGTTTCTGGAGAAGTGCTTGTACAGATTGACCGAATGCATATGAATCGGGCGATTACAAATTTAATTGAAAATAGTATAAAGTTTCAAAAGGCAACGGAGCCATTAACTATTGTTGTGGAAGCAATTGCTTTGGATCAATTTGTACAACTGATTGTCAAAGATAACGGGCAAGGTATTTCAGAGGATAAATTGCCATATGTATTCGATCATTTTTACCGTGGCGAGGAAGCGAGAACATCCTCAACGGGTGGCAGTGGCTTAGGACTTGCAATTGTAAAGCAAATCGTTGAAAAACATAAAGGTCAAGTGAATATTCAAAGTACGTTAAATAAAGGTACAACTGTAACCATCTTGTTGGAAAAGGTTTAA
- a CDS encoding iron ABC transporter permease: MNIFQKRKKRTQQVILVLVFITFATILYGLNTGSLKISPLNVLYTFLGQGSDIEKMVLFDYRLPRIIITILAGAGLGVAGAIFQGITRNPLADPGILGIHAGAGAGLMIYMTYFTSLNTLPALTIPIFTFVGGITAATLIIFFTYERHKGILPTRLLLVGIAVAAGFNALTLYLSLQLDEKTYSFAASWLLGNVWGRDWIHVYSLLPWILVLLPLALMSSKTLNSFALGDSLALSIGTKIQPSRIKLLFLAVALSSASVAMTGGIGFIGLVAPHIARRLVGPAHEHLLPISAFVGVVILVLSDTLARSIFEPSAIPAGVIVSTVGAPYFLYILFKTKK, translated from the coding sequence ATGAACATCTTTCAAAAACGAAAAAAACGAACTCAACAAGTTATACTCGTGCTAGTATTTATTACATTTGCAACCATTTTATATGGATTAAATACAGGTTCATTAAAAATTTCGCCATTAAATGTGCTTTATACTTTTTTAGGTCAAGGTTCAGATATCGAAAAAATGGTACTGTTTGATTATCGTTTGCCTCGCATTATTATTACAATTCTTGCAGGTGCAGGGCTTGGTGTTGCAGGTGCAATATTCCAAGGTATTACCCGTAATCCCCTTGCAGATCCAGGTATTTTAGGCATTCATGCAGGAGCCGGGGCTGGCTTAATGATATATATGACATATTTTACATCGCTCAACACATTACCGGCATTAACAATTCCCATCTTTACATTTGTTGGTGGCATCACTGCTGCAACTCTCATCATTTTCTTTACATATGAACGCCATAAAGGAATTTTACCAACTCGATTACTCTTAGTTGGCATAGCAGTTGCAGCTGGTTTCAATGCATTAACTCTTTATTTATCGTTACAGCTTGATGAAAAAACATACTCTTTTGCTGCAAGCTGGCTTTTAGGAAATGTATGGGGACGCGATTGGATTCATGTGTATTCACTCTTACCATGGATACTTGTACTTCTTCCATTAGCATTGATGAGCAGCAAAACATTAAATAGCTTTGCATTAGGTGATTCACTTGCTTTAAGTATTGGCACAAAGATACAACCCTCGCGTATCAAGCTCTTATTTTTAGCAGTAGCACTCTCTTCTGCAAGTGTAGCGATGACAGGTGGTATTGGATTTATCGGACTTGTCGCCCCACATATTGCTAGACGCTTAGTTGGACCAGCACACGAACATCTATTACCGATTTCGGCATTTGTCGGTGTTGTAATTCTCGTATTATCTGATACACTTGCCCGCTCTATTTTTGAGCCTAGCGCAATTCCAGCTGGAGTGATCGTGTCAACAGTAGGTGCTCCTTATTTCTTATATATTTTATTCAAAACTAAAAAATAG
- a CDS encoding ABC transporter substrate-binding protein, translated as MKKILLSLFSALSVFTLVACGNDTKEEKTAEQEVPEVTEEAENIAYDKDVASISIFLTGNLQALEIIPVGTTTSDFLPLDEKQYPETKYLGFTKEPDMEALIALQPDEIFIDAEFAEKHGLDKYEAIATTHVINLDEGRWKDHLNNIAEITDRSETAEEFIAAYDAKVEDVKALAKETLGDGTVMAVRVSAKGIRVYGMERPLGPILFEDLGFTPAPNVKAITGNWENISKEVLPDFNADTMFVLVSSVDEGSQQVFDELQNDPIWQSLKAVQNNQVIIIEENPWLNYSAYGNKLALENLEEILSAR; from the coding sequence ATGAAAAAAATATTATTAAGTCTTTTCTCAGCACTATCAGTTTTTACATTAGTAGCATGTGGAAACGATACAAAAGAAGAAAAAACAGCAGAGCAAGAAGTACCAGAAGTAACAGAAGAAGCAGAAAACATCGCCTATGATAAAGACGTTGCTTCAATCTCAATTTTCCTAACAGGTAACTTACAAGCATTGGAAATCATTCCTGTAGGAACCACTACTAGTGATTTCCTACCATTAGATGAAAAACAATACCCGGAAACTAAATATTTAGGTTTCACAAAAGAACCAGATATGGAAGCATTAATTGCATTACAACCAGATGAAATTTTTATTGATGCTGAGTTTGCGGAAAAACATGGTTTAGATAAATACGAAGCTATCGCAACTACACATGTTATTAACTTAGATGAAGGTCGTTGGAAAGACCACTTAAACAACATCGCAGAAATTACAGATCGCTCAGAAACAGCGGAGGAATTCATTGCTGCGTATGATGCAAAAGTAGAAGACGTAAAAGCATTAGCGAAAGAAACCCTGGGTGATGGAACAGTAATGGCTGTTCGCGTATCTGCAAAAGGTATTCGTGTATATGGCATGGAGCGTCCTCTAGGTCCAATTTTATTTGAAGATTTAGGATTCACACCAGCACCAAACGTTAAAGCAATTACAGGTAACTGGGAAAATATCTCAAAGGAAGTACTTCCTGATTTCAACGCAGATACAATGTTTGTACTAGTATCTTCTGTAGATGAAGGTAGCCAACAAGTATTTGATGAGTTGCAAAATGATCCAATTTGGCAAAGTTTAAAAGCAGTACAAAATAATCAAGTAATCATAATTGAAGAAAATCCTTGGTTAAACTACTCTGCATATGGTAACAAGTTAGCTTTAGAAAACTTAGAAGAAATTTTATCAGCGCGATAA
- a CDS encoding iron ABC transporter permease, with translation MKSNSFLCKTNRRPFYVTIFVSTILLAISLFIAIVFGAKPLPFSTVWAAIWHFDTSNIEHQILYSVRFPRVLAAGLVGAAFAVAGALMQGVTRNPLADVGVLGINAGATFVVALSFVFFPDIPFSLLMVLSFLGATCTTLFIFLLGMNTPGGLTPLKLTLAGTVIASLLHSLTSGIAIYFELSQDLAFWYAGGVAGVEWPQLVAIAPILIIVLIGAMLLGKSLSIMAMGEEMAVNLGLNTKRIRLIAIVFALMLAGVSVAAVGSIAFVGLIIPHIARKFVGVDYRFVLPVSAILGALLLVVADLLARTIDPPKEFAIGVIVAMIGVPFFLYISRKENRTL, from the coding sequence ATGAAATCGAATAGCTTCCTTTGTAAAACAAATAGACGACCATTTTATGTAACAATTTTTGTGAGTACAATTTTATTAGCAATCAGTCTATTTATTGCGATTGTATTCGGCGCGAAACCATTACCTTTTTCAACAGTTTGGGCTGCTATTTGGCACTTTGATACAAGTAACATTGAACATCAAATTTTATACTCTGTTCGCTTCCCTCGTGTACTAGCCGCAGGTTTAGTTGGAGCTGCCTTTGCAGTCGCAGGGGCACTTATGCAAGGTGTGACACGAAACCCATTAGCTGATGTTGGCGTACTTGGTATTAATGCTGGTGCAACTTTTGTTGTTGCACTGAGCTTTGTTTTTTTTCCAGACATTCCATTTTCACTATTAATGGTCCTATCATTTTTAGGGGCGACTTGTACAACATTATTTATTTTTTTACTGGGGATGAATACACCCGGTGGATTAACACCACTTAAACTAACATTAGCAGGAACTGTTATTGCATCATTGTTACATTCTTTAACTTCAGGTATTGCCATTTACTTCGAATTAAGTCAAGATCTTGCTTTTTGGTATGCAGGTGGAGTTGCTGGTGTAGAATGGCCTCAATTAGTTGCAATTGCACCTATTTTAATCATTGTATTAATTGGTGCCATGCTGCTTGGAAAATCATTATCCATTATGGCAATGGGAGAAGAAATGGCGGTCAACCTAGGTTTAAACACAAAACGGATTCGACTTATTGCCATTGTATTCGCACTTATGTTAGCAGGTGTTTCCGTAGCTGCTGTTGGTTCTATCGCATTTGTTGGACTTATCATTCCGCATATCGCGCGTAAATTTGTTGGCGTCGATTACCGATTTGTGCTACCCGTTAGTGCAATACTCGGCGCATTATTATTAGTCGTAGCTGACTTACTTGCACGTACCATTGATCCTCCTAAAGAATTTGCAATTGGCGTCATTGTTGCGATGATTGGTGTACCGTTTTTCTTATATATTTCTAGAAAGGAGAACCGTACCTTATGA
- a CDS encoding zinc ribbon domain-containing protein: MKEYKKCQSCGMPLKKIEDRGTEKNLDKSCMYCKHCYQEGEFTQKDISVDEMKRFVKDKCIEMGFPKFLAGMFVMNLHKLERWK; the protein is encoded by the coding sequence ATGAAAGAATATAAAAAATGCCAAAGCTGTGGCATGCCATTAAAAAAAATTGAAGATCGTGGTACAGAGAAAAATTTAGATAAAAGTTGTATGTACTGTAAGCATTGTTATCAAGAAGGGGAATTCACGCAAAAGGACATTTCGGTAGATGAAATGAAACGATTTGTAAAAGATAAATGCATCGAAATGGGTTTTCCGAAGTTTTTGGCAGGAATGTTTGTAATGAACCTTCATAAATTAGAGAGGTGGAAATGA
- a CDS encoding SET domain-containing protein gives MMHPDTEIRFVSEEVGVGVFATKLIPIGTIVWIKDELDMILTEEYIESLDNLQKEYIYKYTYLDTDGIYVLHWDHAKYMNHSFNPNCVDTAYDFQLATKDIQPGEQLTCDYGAIGDDEEFECIPEEGTSRTKVTANDYLIYYAEWDEMARTTFEHFNAVEQPLKYLIREQYIDKVNAVANGNEPLDSILTLFIDNEDEN, from the coding sequence ATGATGCACCCAGATACAGAAATTCGGTTTGTAAGTGAAGAAGTAGGCGTTGGTGTGTTTGCAACAAAATTAATCCCTATAGGAACCATTGTCTGGATTAAAGATGAATTAGATATGATTCTAACAGAGGAGTATATTGAAAGTCTTGATAATTTGCAAAAAGAGTATATATATAAATATACCTATTTAGATACTGACGGCATATATGTTCTTCATTGGGATCACGCAAAATATATGAATCATAGCTTCAATCCAAATTGTGTAGATACAGCCTATGATTTTCAATTGGCTACAAAAGACATTCAACCTGGTGAGCAATTAACATGTGATTATGGAGCTATAGGTGATGATGAAGAATTTGAATGTATACCTGAAGAAGGAACATCAAGAACAAAAGTAACTGCAAATGATTATTTAATATATTATGCAGAATGGGATGAGATGGCAAGAACAACATTTGAACATTTCAATGCAGTAGAGCAACCACTAAAATATTTAATCAGGGAGCAATATATTGATAAAGTAAATGCGGTAGCCAATGGAAATGAACCACTAGATTCCATTCTCACGTTATTTATTGATAACGAAGACGAAAATTAA
- a CDS encoding DUF4822 domain-containing protein has protein sequence MNKKIKFASLVVFSSLTILAACSEEAATETEITNSTEQVEQTEQAEQTAQAETETQLTKGQEMMNLLGSTNWQGTKVYDKDNNDLTKENANFIGLAKYDAETGRYEFFDAATKETRGDEGIFFMTNDGEKRVLISNTMKYQAVVEMTELNEDIFTYRRMGKDAAGKDVEIFVEHIPYDETELAFTNQMQNLTATTGTIITDVDGDEILGETLWQGTKVLDGQGIDVTEQNSNFISIAKYDPTTNKYEFFNVETGVSRGDFGYFDVINSNKIRAHVSLGENKYGAALELTELNDSKFTYKRMGKDKAGNEATIFVEHEPYNGELSLNFSF, from the coding sequence ATGAATAAAAAAATTAAATTTGCGTCATTGGTAGTGTTTAGCTCATTAACAATTTTGGCGGCATGTAGCGAAGAGGCAGCAACGGAGACGGAGATAACTAATTCTACCGAACAGGTTGAGCAAACAGAGCAAGCCGAACAAACAGCACAAGCTGAAACGGAAACCCAGCTAACAAAAGGTCAAGAAATGATGAATCTGCTTGGTAGTACAAATTGGCAAGGTACAAAAGTTTATGATAAAGATAACAATGATTTAACAAAGGAAAACGCAAATTTTATTGGCTTGGCTAAATATGATGCTGAAACAGGGCGTTATGAGTTTTTTGATGCAGCAACAAAGGAAACACGTGGCGATGAAGGAATATTCTTTATGACAAATGATGGAGAGAAGCGAGTTTTAATTTCTAATACGATGAAGTATCAAGCAGTTGTGGAGATGACGGAATTAAATGAAGACATTTTCACATACAGGCGCATGGGTAAAGATGCAGCTGGTAAAGATGTAGAAATTTTTGTTGAGCATATTCCATATGATGAAACAGAATTAGCCTTTACAAATCAAATGCAAAATTTAACGGCAACGACTGGCACGATTATTACGGACGTAGATGGAGATGAAATTTTAGGGGAAACATTATGGCAGGGGACAAAAGTGCTAGATGGGCAGGGGATTGATGTAACAGAGCAAAACTCTAACTTTATTAGTATCGCTAAATACGATCCAACGACAAATAAATATGAATTTTTCAACGTTGAAACAGGAGTGAGTCGAGGCGATTTTGGTTATTTTGATGTTATTAATAGTAACAAAATTCGAGCACATGTATCGTTAGGTGAAAATAAATATGGGGCTGCTCTAGAACTGACAGAATTAAATGATAGTAAGTTTACTTATAAGCGCATGGGCAAAGATAAAGCAGGTAATGAAGCGACTATTTTTGTTGAGCATGAGCCATATAATGGAGAATTAAGTCTGAATTTTAGCTTTTAA
- a CDS encoding endonuclease MutS2, whose translation MNENTFEKLQYTELKEIVKSYCVSGLGKQLFDKLMPSSNLIVVKHRLTETSEGRAILDAGGNVPFVGVSNIEHIIAKLDKGIILDPSELLSISDFLRGCRKIKSFMTGQEFFAPTLSSYANSMTEFVEIEEEINFSIKNNQVDSAASNDLKRVRHHIQTAEQKIKERLNKFLTSSANKNYIQEFIISFKNDHYTIPIKSSYKNQVQGTIIEISSKGSTVFMEPSVVGKLSGELALLKSEEAMLEYQILATLTGLVVENLHAININMELISQYDMIFAKAKYSRHVDGIEPKINDYGNVKLLNCKHPLLSGHVVPLQFQIGNGYRSLIITGPNAGGKTIVLKTIGLVTLATMSGFHISASEDTEIAVFERIFVDIGDNQSLENALSTFSSHMKNLSEILQAVNNNTLLLFDEIGSGTEPNEGAALAISLLEEFYSKGCITVASTHYGEIKRFSEMHSDFMNAAMQFNNETLEPLYKLLIGQSGNSNALWISRKMNIPEKVLKRAEEYMENKEYRLERLNESKIRKPKAVVEKVNNSIDYQKGDRVKLLDHDDFGIVYKEKDKYYNVSVYYQNQLIEVNEKRLKLELKAEELYPEGYDLDSSFVEYKTRKLNHDIERGSKKALRKIDKEIRNNKLN comes from the coding sequence ATGAATGAAAATACTTTTGAAAAATTACAGTACACTGAATTAAAAGAAATCGTAAAATCTTATTGCGTTAGCGGACTAGGCAAACAACTATTTGATAAGTTAATGCCAAGTTCTAACTTAATCGTCGTCAAACATCGATTAACCGAAACATCTGAAGGACGTGCCATTTTAGATGCAGGAGGAAACGTGCCTTTCGTAGGTGTTTCCAATATTGAACATATTATTGCTAAATTAGATAAAGGCATCATTTTAGACCCATCAGAGCTGTTAAGCATTTCTGATTTTTTAAGAGGCTGCCGAAAAATAAAAAGTTTTATGACTGGGCAAGAATTTTTTGCTCCGACATTATCGTCATATGCAAATTCCATGACAGAATTCGTGGAGATAGAAGAGGAAATTAATTTTTCAATTAAAAATAATCAGGTTGACTCGGCTGCAAGTAATGATCTCAAACGTGTTCGTCACCATATCCAAACAGCTGAACAAAAAATAAAAGAAAGATTAAATAAATTTTTAACAAGCAGCGCAAATAAAAATTATATTCAGGAATTTATCATCAGTTTTAAAAATGATCACTATACAATCCCAATAAAATCTTCATACAAAAATCAAGTACAAGGAACCATTATTGAAATATCTTCTAAAGGTTCGACAGTCTTTATGGAACCTAGTGTGGTAGGGAAATTAAGTGGTGAATTAGCATTGTTAAAATCGGAAGAGGCCATGTTGGAATATCAAATACTAGCTACTTTGACGGGACTAGTGGTAGAAAACCTTCACGCAATAAATATTAATATGGAGCTTATATCACAGTATGATATGATTTTTGCTAAAGCTAAATATAGCAGACATGTGGATGGAATTGAGCCGAAAATAAATGATTATGGGAATGTAAAATTATTAAATTGCAAGCATCCATTATTATCAGGTCATGTTGTACCACTTCAGTTTCAGATTGGAAACGGTTATCGTAGCTTAATTATAACTGGGCCAAATGCTGGGGGAAAAACAATTGTGCTTAAGACAATAGGTCTTGTAACATTGGCAACGATGTCCGGGTTTCATATTTCAGCTTCGGAAGATACCGAAATTGCAGTTTTTGAGCGCATTTTTGTCGATATTGGTGACAATCAAAGCTTAGAAAATGCACTTAGCACTTTCTCTTCACATATGAAGAACTTATCTGAAATACTTCAAGCGGTAAACAACAATACTTTGCTACTATTTGATGAGATTGGCAGTGGGACAGAACCAAATGAAGGCGCGGCGTTAGCAATCTCGCTCTTAGAAGAGTTTTATAGTAAAGGATGTATTACCGTGGCTTCCACACATTATGGTGAAATAAAGCGTTTTTCTGAAATGCATAGTGATTTTATGAACGCGGCCATGCAATTTAACAACGAAACTTTAGAGCCATTATATAAACTTCTCATCGGACAGTCTGGAAACAGTAATGCGTTATGGATTTCTAGAAAAATGAACATACCTGAAAAAGTATTAAAAAGAGCAGAAGAATATATGGAAAATAAAGAATACCGCTTGGAACGATTAAATGAAAGCAAAATCCGAAAACCAAAAGCAGTTGTTGAAAAAGTAAATAATAGTATCGACTATCAAAAAGGAGACCGTGTCAAACTGCTTGACCACGATGACTTTGGTATAGTGTACAAGGAAAAAGACAAATATTATAATGTTTCCGTGTATTATCAAAATCAACTAATTGAGGTTAACGAAAAGCGGTTGAAGTTAGAGTTAAAAGCCGAAGAGTTATACCCGGAAGGCTATGATTTAGATTCATCATTCGTCGAGTATAAAACGAGAAAACTAAATCATGATATCGAACGTGGATCGAAAAAAGCACTGCGTAAAATTGATAAAGAAATACGAAATAATAAGTTAAATTAA
- a CDS encoding ABC transporter ATP-binding protein has translation MDTFQTENLTISYDDKIIVDNLNITVPVGKITALVGANGSGKSTILKTLARLLQPKNGQVLLDGKSIHTYSTKNVAKKLAILPQNPIAPDGLTVSELVAYGRYPHQKSFSSHSKEDFNIIHWAIDATGLSAFAESPVDELSGGQRQRAWIALALAQKTPILLLDEPTTFLDMGHQLDVLKLIRKLNEEQQRTIIMVVHDLNHATRFADHIICIKKGEVHTEGNPLEVLTEKVLKDVFQIEATILIEPKTGVPVCIPTDSITEETP, from the coding sequence ATAGATACATTTCAAACTGAAAATCTTACTATTTCTTATGATGATAAAATTATTGTAGATAATTTAAATATTACAGTACCTGTAGGGAAAATAACTGCGCTTGTAGGTGCTAATGGCTCTGGCAAATCCACGATTTTAAAAACGCTTGCACGTCTCCTACAACCCAAAAACGGACAAGTTTTACTCGATGGAAAATCGATACATACTTATTCAACAAAAAATGTTGCCAAAAAGCTTGCGATTTTACCACAAAATCCAATTGCCCCAGATGGATTAACTGTAAGTGAATTAGTAGCTTACGGAAGATACCCTCACCAAAAATCTTTCAGCTCACATTCTAAAGAAGATTTCAATATAATTCATTGGGCAATAGATGCCACTGGATTATCAGCATTTGCAGAAAGTCCAGTCGATGAATTATCTGGCGGGCAAAGACAACGTGCCTGGATTGCGCTTGCACTTGCCCAAAAAACACCTATATTATTACTTGACGAGCCCACAACTTTTTTAGATATGGGACACCAACTCGATGTTTTAAAATTAATTCGTAAGTTAAATGAAGAACAGCAACGCACTATTATCATGGTAGTCCACGATTTAAATCATGCTACTCGTTTTGCTGATCACATCATTTGCATCAAAAAAGGGGAAGTTCATACAGAAGGAAACCCACTAGAAGTCTTAACGGAAAAGGTTTTAAAAGATGTTTTCCAAATTGAAGCAACAATATTAATAGAGCCAAAAACAGGAGTACCTGTTTGTATTCCAACAGATTCCATTACAGAGGAGACGCCATGA